The following nucleotide sequence is from Streptomyces sp. HUAS CB01.
CAGCGCGGATGCCGTGGGGTCCGCCGCATCACCCGGGGGCAGCAGGGCGGTCCGCCGGTCGACGGCGATCAGCCGCGTCGGAACGGCCGGGGCGACCCGGGCCCGCAGCCCGCGTTCCACCAGTGCGTGGAGTGTGCGGATCCGCTCCGGGGCGGCGAGACCGTCCCGGTCCAGGACGGTCCGTACGGTCACCCCGCGGTCCAGCAGTCCCTCGATGCAGGCCCCCGGCGCGCGGAAGGTCCCGTATCCCGGCCGGCCCTTGACGTACGGCGGCCGGTCCAGGATGACCACCTCGCGCTCCGCGGACGCGAGCAGGTCGTCGGCGCGTTCCCCGATCGCGCGCTGCCCCGTGATCACTTCGATGCCGCTGCCGGGGACGGCCGGTGCTCCCGCCGTCAGCCGGCCCGCCAGCTGATCGGCGGTCATACGTAATCGCTCGAGTTCGGCCGATTTCATATGCAGTTCCGCCTGGCGGCGGTGGATGAGCGAGCGGATCGCGGCGGCCGGTGCGGCCGGGCGGGGCAGCGTCCCGCCTCCACGCGGTGGCAGAGCGAGTCCGTGCTCCACGAGCCGGTCGAGCGCCGCGTCCACCTCGTCCCTGGGCAGCCGGAGGTGCCTGGCCAACTCCTCGGCCTCGTCCACCCGTTCCGCCAGCAGGGCTTCGTACGCGCGCTCCTCGGTCGCCCCCAAGCCGAGGTAGTGCAGCTCCGCCTCGATCATGCGGAGGATTCTCACTCCGCCTTCACAGAACACACAAGTGGGCATGTCCACTTCTCAACGCACCTGCCGCATTGATCGGTTGACGCCCCACGGGTTGCATGGCCATGACCACCTGAACCGGCTTACCAGCACGTGGGAGGGGTACGTACTGTGCGCAAGCCCAGGCACAACCAGGGAAGACCGGCAATCGGCGTCACCAGGGGGACAGGGGCCGCGGCGCTCCTGGCCGCTGCCGGTCTCCTGATCACCGCGGTCCCGGCCCAGGCGGCGACCCCGCCGCCGGCACCGCCCGTCGAGGTCGTCCCCGGGGAGGACACCGCGACACCCGCTCTCGTCGAAGGGCTGCACGAGCCCGTGGACGCCAAGGCCGCTCCGGCGGACGCGGCCCGCGGACACCTCGAGGCCAGGGAGAGCCGCTACCGCATCGCCGAGCCGCGACGGGACCTCGCTCCCGTCCGGACGCTGAAGCGGGGCGCGGACGAGACCGTTCGGCTCCAGCAGAAGCACCGGGGCATACCGGTGCTCGGCGGGCAGTACGTGGTGCGGATGGAGAACTCCGGCGGCAAGCGCGTCGTCACCGGCACCTCCGGAAAGTACTTCACCGGGCTGACCGCCGGCACCGAGGCGACGGTCGCCGAGGACGTCGCGGTGCGTCGCGCGGTGAGCGCCACGGCGGCCCGGCTCGGCAACTCCCGGCTCAGCAAGGCCGACGCCATCCGCAAGGAGGGCGAGAAGTCGCAGAAGGCGCAGGCGCTCACCGGCACCGCGGGCGGCCTCGTCGTCATCCCGCGGGGCGAGGGCGTCCTGGCCCGCCATGTCACGGTGCGCGGCACCAACCCGGTGACCGGCGAGCCGGTCCTGGAGGAGGTGTACGTCGACGCGCGGTCCGGGTTCCCGGTGCTGCAGTACAGCGGCATCAAGTCCGTCACCGGCCCGAAGGCCGCCTCCGGCCGGCCGGCCCAGGCGCGCACCGCACCGGCGACCGCCGCGGCCGACGAGCCCGCCGCCCCCGCCGCCAAGGGCAGCGGCCTGCGCCTCGACGGCGGCAGGGTCGATCTGGAACTCAGCCTCGACGCGGCGACCGGCCGGTACGGCATGACCGACCACGTCCGCATGGCCGACACCAGCAAGAACACCCTCAGCACCTGGGACGCCTCCAGCCAGGACGTCGGGGACGTCTCGGGCCGGTGGCCCAGCGGAATCAAGGTGTTCGAGTCCGCGACCGCCGAGTTCGGCAAGGCGGCCACCGACGCGGGCGCCGTCGACGCCCACTGGGCGGCCGGCCAGGTCTACGACTACTACAAGAAGCAGCACGGCCGGAACGGGCTCGACGGCCGGGGCTCGACCGTGAACTCGCTGGTGGGCGTGACCCTCTTCGGCGGCTCGTACGTCAACGCGTTCTGGGACGGCCAGAAGATGGTGTACGGCTCGGGCGACGAGGAGTTCAAGCCGCTCTCCGCCGATCTCGACGTCGTGGGCCACGAGATGACCCACGGAGTCGTGGAGAACACCGCCAACCTCGTCTACGCCGGCCAGTCCGGCGCGCTGAACGAGGCCGTCGCCGACTACTTCGGCAACGCCATCGACGTCACCGCCTCCGGCCGGTCCATGGACGACCCGGACGCGGGCCTCATCGGCGAGGACCTGTGCCGCACCAAGAGCGCGCGGGAATGCGCCCTGCGCGACCTCGACGACGGCGCCACCACCTCGAAGAACTTCCTCGGCGTGACGTTCGGCACCGACAACGGCGGCGTCCACCTCAACTCCACGATCTTCTCCGGCGCGCTGTGGGACATGCGCCAGGACCTCGGCGGAGAACTCGCCGACCGGATCGTGTACAAGGCGCTGTCCGAGTACATGACGCCGCTCGACGGCTTCACGGAGGGCCGCAACGCCGTGCTGGCCGCGGCGAAGGACCTCGGTGTCACCGCGAAGCAGCAGAACGTGGTGAAACGGTCCTTCAGTGCCCACGGCATCGTGCCCGGCTGGGAGGACGCGCTCGGCGTCGACACCGACCAGCTCCTCGGCAAGCTGAACATCAGCGGCACCGGGGCCCAGGCCGGCGGCGGCTGGTGGACCGCGTCGCAGTCGAACGACGACGGCTCCGAGCCGTACTCCGTCTACGCGGGCCGGGCGGACGGCTCCGGCAACCCCAAGCTGATCAGCCCCAATGACGGACGCTTCCACGTGTACCCGGCGACGGACGGCAAGACCGTCGTCTGGGCGGCCTACGGCACGACGAGCCTGGACATCCTCTCCCGTCCGCTCGCCGGCGGCCCCATCAAGAAGCTGCACACCTCGACCAGCGACATCGCGGGACTGCGGGTCGAGAACGGCGTCGTCGTCTTCGAGAGCTTCGGCTTCTTCGGCGACCGCCACGTCGCCTATCTCCGGCCCGGCGACACCCGGCCCACCTACGCCGACGGCGGCAGCTTCTTCCTGGCCACGGCGCTCCCGTCGATCTCGCAGGGCAGGATCGCGTACGCCAAGCTGTACCCGGGCGAGACCGACTACCTGCTCGGCGTCGAGGTCCTGGACCTCAGGACCGGCACCAAGACGCTGACGGGGCAGCTCGGCGAGCCGCAGAGCCTCGGCCAGACCGGCATCAACGGCAAGCACGTCTTCTGGCTGACCGACGACAACCTCAACGACACCGGCCAGATGGGTGTGCGCCGGGCGGACCTCGACGGCCGCAACGTCTACGACATCGCCCCCGAGGCGAAGCCGCGGGCGCTGCACGCCGCCGACCTGACGGTGTCCGAGGAAGCGGTCACCGTCAGCAGCCAGACGCCCGACACCCAGTGGCGCAACGAGTCGCTGTCGAAGCTGTGGCAGCTGACCACGGACGGCAGCCGGCTCGAGCGCGTCTCCTGCAACCGCGGTGAGCAGCTGTCGCCCGCCGCGGTGTCCGGAAAGCAGGTCGTGTGGCTGGACGGCACGACCGGCTTCACGGACCTGGTCACCCGCACCCGCCCCGCGGGCCTCTGCGGCTGACCCCTCCCGTCGAACGGAGCCCCCGGTGCGGCGCTGCTGCCGCACCGGGGGCTCCGCGCGCGGGCCCGGCGCCCCGGCCGGACGGGGCCCGGCGGGCCCGGGCTCAGCCGTTGGCGAGGGCGACCAGGCGGGCGGGCGCTCCGTCGAACTTGTTGTGGTCGCCGACGACCGGGCCCGTCGACGTGTACCGCCACATCGTCTGGTACGGCCGGCCGGCCGGGAGCGTGCCCGGCGTGGTGTCGTAGCGGGCGACCCACAGCGGGCTCATGGCACCGAAGCCGCTGTGGATGCCGGTGCACCGGGTCCCCCAGCTCGTGGCCGTGCAGATCACGGTGTCGCGTCCGGTGCGGGCCTTGCAGCGGTTGAGGAAGTCGCGGATCCAGGTGACCGTCGCGGACGGCGACTTGCCGTAGCAGCTGTCGCCGTACGGGTTCCACTCCATGTCCCGCGCTCCCGGCAGGGTCAGGCCGTCGCGGGACCAGCCGCCTGCCAGGGCCGTGAGGAAGGTGCGGGCCGCGGTCCGGCGGGTGGGGGTGCCGCCGTTCCGTCCGGTGCTGGTCGTTCCGGATCCGTGCACGGGCATCGCGTGCCTCCGGAAGGCCGCGGCGTGCGGGGGAAAAGCACGGTGTGGACATGCCAGAAAGGAAGCCGGGCGCGGGGGAGCCGGGGCGGAAGAGGAGCCGGTGCCTGCCGTTGGTCTACGCCTGCGAAATACTGGGCGAGCTGCGGCAACGGCGGCCGCCGAAGGAAACTTTCATCGCCGGGAAAGCGCGCGAAGGGTGCTGACGTGCACGGAAGCGGTACGGGGAACGGGACCGAGCCGAGGGGAGGGAGTGGTGTGGACCAGGAGGTCCAGGAGGTCCAGGAGTTCCTCGCGCTGGAGCGGGAGTTGGCCGTCTTCCTGCGCCGGGCCCGGGCGAGCTCCGGCGAGATGGCCCGCGAGGTCCACCCCGAACTGGAGCCCGCCGCGTACGGGCTGCTCGTACGGCTCGAGGAGTCGGGCGCGCAGCGTGCCACCGATCTCGCCGGCTACTTCGGCGTCGGCAAGGCGACGATGAGCCGGCAGCTCCGCGCGCTGGAGGAGCTGGGACTGGTCGTCCGCGAGCCCGATCCTGCCGACGGGCGCGCCTCGCTCGTCCGGCTGACCGACGAGGGGCTCACCAGGTTCCGCGCCGTGCGGAAGGCACGCCGCGACCGGTACGTGCGGAAGCTGGCCGGCTGGGACCGCGGAGAGGTCGCCGAACTGGCCCGCCTGCTGCACCAGCTCAACGCCCGCTCCGAGGGCTAGGGCCCGATTCGGGCAGGCCCCCCTCCTGACCTTGTTCTCCGGGTTCTCCGGCCCGACCTCCGGGGCCCCTCCGGGGCCCGGTCCCGGTGCGTGTGCCTCGGTTCGACTGCCGACCGCCCGACCGCCCGGTCCCGTCCGGGGTATCCGCCCCGACCGTCCCCTTCGGTCCGTTTCCGTCCGGGGTGTCCGCCCCGACCGTCCCCTTCGGTCCGTTCCCGGCCGGGGCGACGGCCGGTCACACCCCCGTGCGCGCGGCAGGGTCCCGGAGCTCCGCGTACACCGCCGTCGCGTCGTCGTGCGTCTTCCAGCGCGTCGCCCCGCCCCGCCGGGCGTCCGCCGCCTCCAGCGCCCGCACGCGGCCGACCAGCCCGTGGGGCCCCTCCTTGCGCAGCAGCGCCATGAGGTCCGCCCAACTCCCCTCCTCGAAGAGGTCGGTCCAGCGGGACGCCCCGTCGGTGAGCGCCGCGACCGCCCGCACCTCCGCACGCGGGGTCGTGCCCGTGACCGCGTGCACCGCCACCTCCGGGTCCGCCGCAGCCGTGAAGAAGCCGCCGTCCTGGTTTCTCAGGGCGTCCGTCGCACTGAGCGAGCGGAGGATCTCCCGCGGGATCCGGTCGAGCCGGTCGTCCAGTACCGCGTGCACGACTCCGTCCGGTGACTCCAGCAGCAGCGTCGAGTCCGAGAGAACGAGGTGCTCGACCGTTCCTGCGTCCCACCGCGCGACGACGACAGTTGCCTGAGGCGTGCGGACGTGAGAAAGGTCACAGCTTTCGCGGTGGGCGTCGGCGGTGCGCCTGATGGACAGGGCCAGGACGTCGGCCAGAGGTATATCCCGTCGCGAACCGGACAGTTCGAGCAGTGCTCCGCCCAGGCGCGAGGTGAACCAGGGGACGCCGTGCACACACCCGTCGCCGCCGCGAGGTGGTGTCACCCCGTCCAGGACGACCAGCGATCCGCCCTGGCCCGAGGCCGGGAGGGCGAGTGACGCCCAGTCCTCGTTCGGGCGTTCGGCTGCGCCGGGCACGGTGACGAGTTCGAAACGCATGAGCCCCAGTCTGCACGAGCCGACACGATTCCTTCACGAAGCCTCTCAGGGCGTCCAATTGGTCTCCACCACCGGCTCGACCTGGGGTTCTTGTCGGAATCGGCTGCGTCGTCGAGCTGCGGGCGGGCATCCTGCCAAAGCCTGGGCCGAAGGTCCAACCGACCCTCCACGGGGATGGAAAGTGCAATCGCGAACGAGTTGTTTGCCAACTCCGGAGTGATGTTCACTCGTTCGTGTGGCGGAGCGGCCGATGCGCGTCCCCCTCTTGAACCCGCTGGAATGGTCGTGGACCGTGCCAGGGGTGGGGGACTCTCGTGATGACCGGCCGTCACCTCTGCTTCATGGGCGGACGAGTCAGGAATGCGAGCACCGGTGCAGAAGAAGCGGCCTCGGGGCAAGGGCAGCATGGGCAGTACGGCCTCTTCGGGGCCCGTGGCACCTCAGGTGCCTCCGTCGCCCGCGATCCCCTCGGCGACGTCGGACGGTCGGACGTCGGGCGGTCATCCGGCTCCCGTGCCTCCGGTGTTCACGGAGCCCTCGGCCGAGGCCCGGGCGGCCTCCGACCCCACGCTCCTCCCCGGCGGGCGCCCCGTGCGCGTACGCCGCCGGCTGGTCGCGGGCGTCGCCGCCGTCACCCTCACGGTCGCGGCCGCGGGTGCCCCGGCGGTCCTCCTCGCCTCCAACGACCTGACGGAGTCCCAGCGGCTCGTCACCCTCGCCGAGCTCAACCGGCAGGCCGTCACCCTGGCCCACTCCCTGGCCGACGAACGTGACGAGGTCACCGCGTACATCGCGGCCGGTCGCGAGGACCAGCAGGGCGACAAGAAGGACCGCCGGGAGATCTCCGGCAACCGCAGCGCCCGCGTCGACCGGCAGATAGACGAGATCCGCGGCAACGTCCCCGCGGACCACGCCGACCTGCGCCGCGACCTCGGCGGCGTGAACTCCGTCCGGCGGACCGCGCTCACCGGCAAGGGCACCGCCCTCGAGGCGTACAAGGCCTACACGGACATCATCGAAGGGCTGCACGCGCTCGCCGACGAGCTCGCCGAGAAGACTCCGGCCCGCGCAGCCGAGGCCACCCGCGCGCCGGCGGCTCTCGGCCTCGCCGTCGAGCAGGCGTCCGCCACCCGCGGCCTGCTGCTCGCCGCGCTGTCGGTGCCCGGCCCCGCGAACGACGGCCCCTCCTTCGACCCGATCACGGGACTGCCCGTCGAGGACGAGGACGACGCCAAGACCGAGGCCGCCCGCAACGTCCTCAGTGCCGCCGCGCAGCAGGCCCGCGTCCGCGAGCTCGCCGCGCTCGCCGACTTCGACCAGGCCGCGAGCACCGCGGCCCGCGGACGTCTCACGGGCACCGTCACCGGTCCCGACGTCAAGACCGCCGAGGCCTACCTCGCCCGCCTCACCGACCAGCCCGAACTCTCCGAGAAGGACCGCAAGTCCAGCCGCGCGAAGCTCGAGTCCTCGCTGTCCGCCAGGATCGAGCAGATGCGAGGCGTCGAGTCGGCGCTCGCCTCCGCCCAGGTCGAGCGCCTGGAACAGCTCCGCGACGACGACGTCACCGCCCTGGAGCTGCACATCGCCCTGCTCGGCGGCTGCCTCGTCGTGGTCGTCGGCATCTCCGCGGCCGTCGCCCGCTCCCTCACGCGCCCCCTCGCCGTGCTCCGTATCGGCGCCGCCCGTCTCGCCGGCGCGCCCGAGGGTGAGGAGCCGATGCGCTTCACCGGCCGCAACGACGAGTTCGCCCAGGTCGTACGGTCCCTCAACACCCTGCACGGGAAGCTGGTGGACCTCGCCGCCCGCAGCCGGCACCTGGACGCCGAACGTGGTGAACTGACGGCGGCCCGGGAGGAGTTCGCCGCGCAGCGGGCCGAGCTCCAGGAGCGCACCGCCGAGGTCACGGAGCAGCTGGACAAGCTGCGCCGGACCGTGGGCCACACCTTCGTCAACCTCTCCCTGCGCACGCTCGGCCTCGTCGAGCGCCAGCTGGGCGTCATCGAGGGCCTGGAGGAGCGCGAGCAGGACCCGGAACGGCTCGCCACCCTCTTCAAGCTCGACCACATGGCCACGGTGATGCGCCGGCACAGCGAGAACCTGCTGGTCCTCGCCGGGGCCGAGCAC
It contains:
- a CDS encoding helix-turn-helix transcriptional regulator, with the translated sequence MIEAELHYLGLGATEERAYEALLAERVDEAEELARHLRLPRDEVDAALDRLVEHGLALPPRGGGTLPRPAAPAAAIRSLIHRRQAELHMKSAELERLRMTADQLAGRLTAGAPAVPGSGIEVITGQRAIGERADDLLASAEREVVILDRPPYVKGRPGYGTFRAPGACIEGLLDRGVTVRTVLDRDGLAAPERIRTLHALVERGLRARVAPAVPTRLIAVDRRTALLPPGDAADPTASALVVGDALLRHALVPLFETVWDRAAPVGGPRTAPPPAGGTRPAPPGALPAEQKELLTLLAAGLKDEAIARRLGVHVHTARRRISRLLESLGAETRFQAGARATLRGWLDNS
- a CDS encoding M4 family metallopeptidase; this encodes MRKPRHNQGRPAIGVTRGTGAAALLAAAGLLITAVPAQAATPPPAPPVEVVPGEDTATPALVEGLHEPVDAKAAPADAARGHLEARESRYRIAEPRRDLAPVRTLKRGADETVRLQQKHRGIPVLGGQYVVRMENSGGKRVVTGTSGKYFTGLTAGTEATVAEDVAVRRAVSATAARLGNSRLSKADAIRKEGEKSQKAQALTGTAGGLVVIPRGEGVLARHVTVRGTNPVTGEPVLEEVYVDARSGFPVLQYSGIKSVTGPKAASGRPAQARTAPATAAADEPAAPAAKGSGLRLDGGRVDLELSLDAATGRYGMTDHVRMADTSKNTLSTWDASSQDVGDVSGRWPSGIKVFESATAEFGKAATDAGAVDAHWAAGQVYDYYKKQHGRNGLDGRGSTVNSLVGVTLFGGSYVNAFWDGQKMVYGSGDEEFKPLSADLDVVGHEMTHGVVENTANLVYAGQSGALNEAVADYFGNAIDVTASGRSMDDPDAGLIGEDLCRTKSARECALRDLDDGATTSKNFLGVTFGTDNGGVHLNSTIFSGALWDMRQDLGGELADRIVYKALSEYMTPLDGFTEGRNAVLAAAKDLGVTAKQQNVVKRSFSAHGIVPGWEDALGVDTDQLLGKLNISGTGAQAGGGWWTASQSNDDGSEPYSVYAGRADGSGNPKLISPNDGRFHVYPATDGKTVVWAAYGTTSLDILSRPLAGGPIKKLHTSTSDIAGLRVENGVVVFESFGFFGDRHVAYLRPGDTRPTYADGGSFFLATALPSISQGRIAYAKLYPGETDYLLGVEVLDLRTGTKTLTGQLGEPQSLGQTGINGKHVFWLTDDNLNDTGQMGVRRADLDGRNVYDIAPEAKPRALHAADLTVSEEAVTVSSQTPDTQWRNESLSKLWQLTTDGSRLERVSCNRGEQLSPAAVSGKQVVWLDGTTGFTDLVTRTRPAGLCG
- a CDS encoding MarR family winged helix-turn-helix transcriptional regulator — its product is MHGSGTGNGTEPRGGSGVDQEVQEVQEFLALERELAVFLRRARASSGEMAREVHPELEPAAYGLLVRLEESGAQRATDLAGYFGVGKATMSRQLRALEELGLVVREPDPADGRASLVRLTDEGLTRFRAVRKARRDRYVRKLAGWDRGEVAELARLLHQLNARSEG
- a CDS encoding protein phosphatase 2C domain-containing protein: MRFELVTVPGAAERPNEDWASLALPASGQGGSLVVLDGVTPPRGGDGCVHGVPWFTSRLGGALLELSGSRRDIPLADVLALSIRRTADAHRESCDLSHVRTPQATVVVARWDAGTVEHLVLSDSTLLLESPDGVVHAVLDDRLDRIPREILRSLSATDALRNQDGGFFTAAADPEVAVHAVTGTTPRAEVRAVAALTDGASRWTDLFEEGSWADLMALLRKEGPHGLVGRVRALEAADARRGGATRWKTHDDATAVYAELRDPAARTGV
- a CDS encoding sensor histidine kinase — encoded protein: MQKKRPRGKGSMGSTASSGPVAPQVPPSPAIPSATSDGRTSGGHPAPVPPVFTEPSAEARAASDPTLLPGGRPVRVRRRLVAGVAAVTLTVAAAGAPAVLLASNDLTESQRLVTLAELNRQAVTLAHSLADERDEVTAYIAAGREDQQGDKKDRREISGNRSARVDRQIDEIRGNVPADHADLRRDLGGVNSVRRTALTGKGTALEAYKAYTDIIEGLHALADELAEKTPARAAEATRAPAALGLAVEQASATRGLLLAALSVPGPANDGPSFDPITGLPVEDEDDAKTEAARNVLSAAAQQARVRELAALADFDQAASTAARGRLTGTVTGPDVKTAEAYLARLTDQPELSEKDRKSSRAKLESSLSARIEQMRGVESALASAQVERLEQLRDDDVTALELHIALLGGCLVVVVGISAAVARSLTRPLAVLRIGAARLAGAPEGEEPMRFTGRNDEFAQVVRSLNTLHGKLVDLAARSRHLDAERGELTAAREEFAAQRAELQERTAEVTEQLDKLRRTVGHTFVNLSLRTLGLVERQLGVIEGLEEREQDPERLATLFKLDHMATVMRRHSENLLVLAGAEHGHSHPGPVPLVDVMRAAVSEIERYERVTIQSLPPHAHVAGFAADDLSHLVAELLENATSFSPPDAQVQLSGWLLESGEIMLSVQDEGIGMAPDRLEELNERLASTERADDLDPGEGGEGLGLKVAGLLARRHGVRVQLREQKGGGIAAVVVLPQGLLPEGAATATRQTAPVPGAGPAVNLPGSVAEANSNALPGRRAAVGDPLVAAAEKAVHDAGVDEPQGAPVVPGPRQSPEAQPDSQSLEFRPDSASEAGTGGAAEAAAGTGAAIGTESGTGTGTGTDVATEAGTGTGTGPTMSGTGVHEPASGTEPGGVDAGPAPERSSFAPEGGAGGFAPGTPEADPLPGAHEPAPERSPFAPPSDAPTGFRPEAGGASAEEHAYTGEPAHTDADAGGPAPSASETTLQVRLPHAAPEPDAHERSGVAAAPVPTHGGNAADGEDVPGHGTPEAEAAASAADATEPAEPVTDKGLPKRTPKVVAPLGAPKERRRSVDAEELRRRLGGFHQGAKDGRRDVEAELADTTRTHGTEQKSQSEESGDTVEEAHS